A single Nitrospirota bacterium DNA region contains:
- a CDS encoding cation:proton antiporter gives MQEYTFLKLLVIIFGVSASVVFLLNRLKIPSIVGFLIAGVFMGPHGFGIIKDIHNVELLAEIGVILLLFTIGLELSFKNIMMLRSAVLGGGLSQVLLTILAATAISYPLLGKFNAALFAGFLVAMSSTAIVMKMLFDRAEMDSPHGRIAVGVLIFQDLCVVPFMLFVPILAGNSGGLVGVALTMAKAAAIIVVVILGARWLVPQILHQIAHTRSRELFVIAIILLCLGTALLTSRLGLSLALGAFLAGLIISESEYAYQAISDIVPFKESFNGLFFISVGMLMNLSFLGTNLITAISAVIIILFLKAFITFISVSFLGYSPRVAMQTGLHLAQIGEFSFVLATAGRTAGLIADNIYQIFLSASVMTMVLTPFIISISPAFSGWLSSRRLLHRLDRMKKKAEMEGYPRKKTEHVIIIGFGLNGRNLARVLRDADIPYVVLELNNNTVRTMKKKGEPIYYGDGSSPEILHKLGITAAKVLVIAISDPASTRRIVQIARKENPTIHIIVRTRYTSEIEDLIKLGADEVIPEEFETSIEIFARVLHHYQTPRNLISGHIENIRSDSYRVLRKVELPRRHLAERHEVLSGIETETFLIKDKTHASGRSLAQLSLRSETGATVIAVRRDEKLITNPDADFVLEPGDVVYLIGRKDNISRAFRLLEEGKL, from the coding sequence ATGCAGGAATATACGTTTTTAAAACTATTAGTTATCATCTTCGGCGTCTCTGCCTCTGTAGTTTTTCTCCTGAACAGGCTAAAGATCCCCTCCATTGTTGGGTTTCTCATTGCAGGGGTTTTTATGGGCCCCCATGGTTTCGGGATTATAAAAGATATACATAATGTTGAGCTCCTTGCAGAGATTGGAGTTATACTCCTTTTATTCACGATCGGCCTTGAGCTGTCCTTTAAAAATATTATGATGCTCCGTTCCGCTGTTCTCGGCGGAGGGCTTTCCCAGGTCTTGCTGACCATTTTAGCTGCAACTGCAATATCCTATCCGCTTTTAGGGAAATTCAATGCTGCCCTCTTCGCTGGATTTTTAGTTGCAATGAGTAGCACTGCAATTGTAATGAAAATGCTTTTTGACAGGGCTGAAATGGATTCCCCACACGGCCGAATAGCCGTAGGTGTCTTGATTTTCCAGGACCTCTGTGTTGTGCCTTTTATGCTCTTTGTACCAATACTGGCTGGAAACAGCGGCGGGTTGGTAGGGGTGGCCCTTACAATGGCCAAGGCGGCTGCCATTATAGTGGTGGTCATTTTAGGGGCGAGGTGGCTTGTCCCCCAAATCCTTCACCAGATAGCCCATACCAGGAGCAGAGAACTGTTTGTGATAGCAATTATCCTTTTGTGTCTTGGCACTGCCCTTCTTACTTCAAGGCTCGGCCTCTCCCTTGCCCTCGGCGCATTCCTTGCCGGGCTTATAATATCAGAGTCAGAATATGCGTATCAGGCTATATCTGATATTGTGCCTTTTAAGGAGAGCTTTAATGGCCTGTTTTTTATATCTGTTGGTATGCTTATGAACCTTAGTTTTCTCGGGACAAATCTGATAACAGCCATCTCTGCGGTAATCATAATCCTGTTTCTAAAGGCCTTTATTACTTTTATTTCTGTATCATTTCTTGGATATTCCCCGCGGGTTGCTATGCAGACAGGGCTACACCTTGCCCAGATAGGTGAATTCTCTTTTGTCCTTGCCACTGCAGGGAGGACAGCAGGGCTTATAGCCGACAATATATACCAGATATTTCTTTCAGCATCAGTTATGACAATGGTATTGACGCCATTTATTATCAGCATCTCACCTGCGTTTTCAGGCTGGCTGAGCTCCAGGAGACTTCTTCACAGATTGGACAGGATGAAGAAAAAGGCAGAAATGGAAGGCTATCCGAGAAAAAAAACAGAGCACGTAATTATCATTGGTTTTGGCCTGAACGGCAGAAATCTTGCGAGGGTTTTAAGAGATGCGGACATTCCGTATGTTGTCCTTGAATTGAACAATAATACTGTCCGGACAATGAAAAAGAAGGGTGAGCCAATATACTACGGGGATGGTTCAAGCCCGGAGATACTCCACAAACTCGGTATAACAGCAGCAAAGGTGCTTGTGATTGCCATATCAGACCCCGCATCAACAAGGAGAATAGTGCAGATTGCAAGAAAAGAGAACCCCACGATTCACATAATTGTCAGAACCAGATATACATCAGAGATTGAGGATTTGATAAAACTTGGAGCAGATGAAGTTATTCCGGAAGAATTTGAGACATCCATAGAAATATTTGCAAGGGTTTTGCACCATTACCAGACACCGAGGAATCTTATATCCGGGCATATAGAGAATATAAGGAGTGATAGTTACAGGGTACTGAGGAAGGTTGAGCTGCCGAGGCGGCACCTCGCAGAAAGGCATGAAGTTCTCTCTGGAATTGAGACAGAGACATTTCTCATAAAAGATAAAACCCACGCATCAGGCCGATCCCTCGCTCAACTCAGTCTGCGCTCGGAGACAGGGGCAACTGTTATTGCTGTAAGACGTGATGAAAAGCTTATCACTAATCCTGATGCGGATTTTGTTTTAGAACCAGGCGATGTGGTTTATCTGATAGGCAGGAAAGACAATATAAGCAGGGCTTTCAGGCTGCTTGAGGAAGGCAAACTGTAA
- a CDS encoding IS110 family transposase yields the protein AFYERLRQAGKAPKVALTACMRKLLVILNAMFKHKLLWNPKIYLFTT from the coding sequence GGCGTTTTACGAGCGTCTTAGGCAAGCTGGAAAAGCTCCAAAGGTAGCGCTTACCGCCTGTATGCGTAAGTTGTTGGTTATTTTGAATGCAATGTTTAAACATAAATTATTATGGAACCCAAAAATTTATTTATTTACCACTTGA
- a CDS encoding sodium:calcium antiporter encodes MFITWLKFLLCVGVILYSGSRLSKYGDVIAEKTGLGRVWIGVVLMASVTSLPELFTGISSVLIFDVPDIAAGDVLGSCVFNMLIIALMDVMHGPGPIFSKADRAHILSAGFGIIMIGLVAVSILASERAGNNFLWIGPYTPAIILIYFLAMRTVFYFEKKKVAEFIGEMAEALKYEKITKAQAYRGYAINAIFVIAAATWLPAIGSEIANQTGLGGTFVGNIFIALATSMPEVVVSLTSLKIGATDMAIGNLFGSNIFNIFILAIDDLLYFKGPLLSSVSGDHVISAMSAIIMTAVAMVGLTYRSSKKALKMISWDALAIAIIYMLNVIFLYKRIG; translated from the coding sequence ATGTTCATTACATGGCTGAAATTCCTTCTGTGTGTTGGCGTAATCCTTTATTCAGGCTCAAGGCTTTCAAAGTATGGCGATGTAATAGCCGAAAAGACAGGCCTTGGAAGGGTATGGATTGGCGTGGTGCTTATGGCTTCGGTTACATCCCTTCCAGAGCTTTTTACCGGAATAAGTTCTGTCCTTATTTTTGATGTGCCTGATATTGCTGCTGGAGATGTCCTCGGAAGCTGTGTCTTTAACATGCTTATTATTGCGCTGATGGATGTTATGCATGGGCCTGGCCCTATATTTTCTAAAGCTGACCGCGCGCATATACTTTCTGCAGGGTTCGGGATTATCATGATAGGCTTGGTGGCTGTGAGTATTCTTGCATCTGAAAGGGCAGGGAACAATTTTCTCTGGATAGGGCCTTACACGCCAGCAATAATCCTTATCTACTTTTTGGCTATGAGGACTGTCTTCTATTTTGAGAAAAAGAAGGTTGCTGAATTTATCGGAGAGATGGCTGAGGCGTTGAAATACGAAAAGATAACAAAGGCTCAGGCTTACAGGGGTTATGCAATTAATGCCATTTTTGTTATAGCCGCTGCCACATGGCTTCCAGCTATTGGCAGTGAGATTGCAAACCAGACAGGCCTCGGAGGAACTTTTGTTGGCAATATCTTTATTGCCCTCGCAACATCCATGCCCGAGGTTGTAGTATCCTTAACCAGCCTCAAGATAGGGGCTACTGATATGGCCATAGGAAATCTATTTGGTAGCAATATCTTTAATATCTTTATCCTGGCCATCGATGATCTGCTCTATTTTAAAGGCCCTCTTCTATCCAGTGTATCAGGGGATCACGTGATATCTGCCATGTCAGCAATAATAATGACCGCAGTTGCAATGGTAGGGCTTACCTACAGGTCAAGCAAAAAGGCACTGAAGATG